Below is a genomic region from Fervidobacterium sp..
CAGCTGTTTCAGATATGTGCACAGCTCCCAAAGTTTTAATGGCACCTAAGATTTTGAAGGGATTTGAAAAATTGCCGAAAAATGAAGGTGCCACAGATACAACAAATGGCTTATTCAAAAGTATTTTGAACCTTTCAAGATCTTTTCTATAGTTCTTTGCCTTTTGAGGACAAATATTCACACACGTCCCACAGATAACACATTCTTCTTCTATTACGTAAGAGTAGTTATCTTTGAAACTGATAGCCTTAACAGGACAATTTCTCAGACATTTATAACAGTACTTACAATTTGCTTCGTTTGACAATATATATCTACTTGATGTCATAATTATCACCTTTGTTCAAAATTAGTTTAGTAAGTACAAAATCAAGTTCCTCCAACTTGTCGGTGCTTAAATTAGAAACAGTTTCACCACTTATTGTAATATTCACACTATTTGTGCACTGTCCCATGCACAGAGCACCTCTTAGCTCAAATTTATTTTCTAAGTTATGTTCTTTTAGAAATTTTTTGATTCTCTCAGCAATCGCGAAAGCACCTTTTAGATGACATGAACTTCCAAAACATACGCTAATAACATACTTACTGTTGACTTCTTCTTTGTCCATGTTCTTAACCTCTCTTGAACTACATATCCAAATCGAAGATTATGTTATAATTTTCACGATTACCAATTTAATGATATATCCTTACAAAAAAAAAGTCAAGTGCCCCCATTGGGGCACTTGAACTATGTAAGTGAAGTATTTTGAGTATTTTTTTAATCTTGAAACTCAATAAGTCCGTACTTGCCATTTTTCCTATAAAGCATGTTAATTTCGCCAGTATCCACGTTTCTGAAAACAAAGAAGGCGTGGTTCATTACTTCCATTTGTGCTAAGGCTTCTTCTAAAGAAACATTCGCCAAGAATATTCTTTTTACACTATCAATTTTGTCCTCTTCTTCCTCTAACTCATATCTTGGCTTTAATTCTTCTGCCAACACTTCTACTGCGCTTTTTACATTTGATTTGTGGTAAGATTTGTAAAATTCTCTTTCTTTTTTGATCGACTTTTCAAAACTATCCACTGCACTATCCATTACACCGTAAACATCGTTAGCTTTTTCTTGAACAACAATGTCCTTACCATTTATGTGAGTTTTGAGAAGTAACGCGTAGTATGGACCATCCTTATCAAACCGTGCCTCGATGTTTATATCCGTCCGATTTGAAAACGTTCCAAGCGCTCTCTTGACTTTCTCAAGTTTTTCTTCCAAATAACTTACCATGGCATCTGTTAGTTCAAAACCTTTAGAAAATGTTCTGACTTCCATAAAATCACCTCCGAGTGATTTCTTCGTTAAGCTCAGTCACAAGCTCCATAGTATAGAAAGACAAAGTGATGAGAAAGTAGGTTACCAATTTTCCAATCATCAATTTTTCTTCTGAAAGAATAAATCTTTTTGTAGTTAGGAATAAAGAAACCAAAAGAGCAGTTGTCACTAAGAACAAAAATGGCACAAAGTATCCTGTGAATGCAAATATTATCATAAAAGTTATGTAAAGGTTTGACAGTGCGTAAAGTTTATCATCTACTCCTTTGAACCATTTGCTTATTACTATTGATAAGCCTATCACTCCTATGAAAAAAGCAGTGTTTGCAATACCTATAAAAACCTTCACAGCAACATGATCAATAAAGAAGAAAGCGTTCGATATAATGGAAAGCACAAAACCAATGGAGAATAACAAAGATTCAAAAATAATAAAATCTTTTGAAGATGCTTCATCAACTATGGTGTTTAAATAATCTTTTATCATCAACTAAAACCCCCTTCCTATCACTAAACCAAACACCTCTGGTCCCACATGAGCGGCTATTGCCGGTCCTATGCGTGCGATAGAATGCACTTTGAATCCATTGAGCAGCTTATCTAAGTGAGGTTTCATTGAAACTGTGCCGTAACCGCCTATAGTTATGGGATTATCTATACTCTTCGAGAAATTTAAAGCCAAATCTCGCATTTTTTCAATGCATCCTTCTATTGTCCTCGAAGTTTCAAGGGAAACTGTGTAACCTTCCTCATCGGTGGACAATATAGGTTTTATTCGCAGTAGCTTTCCTAAGAGTGCTTTAGCCTTTCCTATACGCCCACCCTTTTCAAGATATTCTAAAGATGTTACGGTAAAAATCAAAAGGCTCTCTTTCACAAATTTATCTACCAATTCTTGCGTTACTTTGAGTCCATTCTCGGCAGCTTGGATAACTCTGTAAAGAATATAAGTAGTTTTTACACTACCACTTTTGGAATCGAGCACGGTGACATTTTTCAACTTGTTGTTTTGAACTATAGTTTTTATTGACTCATGCGTACCGCTTAATTTTTCTGATATTGTAACCACATAGACATTTTCGTAATTTCTTGAGTGTTTAATTAATTTCTCTGTTATCAATTCAACATTGGGTTGCGAAGTGGATACTTTTGAACCATTCAAACATTTTGTGTAAAATTCCTCATTTGTGATAGTTAATTTATCAATGTATTCCTTTTCGTCTACATATACCCTCAGCGGAATTATATCCGTTGGAACACCAAAATCAAAACCTTCCTGAAAGTCAGCCGAACTGTCAAAGACGTAAATATTTTTCATATATTTACTCTCACCTCTGCTGTATTAAAAAGAATTACAACTTTCCAACGACTACTCCAAAAGCATCTAATCCCACATGAGCTGTAATTGCCGGCCCAACATCCAAAAATTTAGGTTTCAAATTATAATTTTTGGAAACTTCGTACACATAATCTTTGTATTCCTCAAGTCCTACAGCTGCATAGAGAATATACTTTGTGTTGTTATCATTTTTAGATTTTTCAATAAAATCACCAATTCTTTTGTTAAGTACGTCCAGGATTTTTTTCTTGCTTAGAGTCTTATCTACAAGTTCAACTTCACCTGTTCGTGCAATTGTTAAGATAGGTTTAATATGTATCATTTGACCTATGAGTGATACTACCTTACCAATTCGTCCACTTTTGTGTAACTGTTCTAAATTGAAGACCGATATTAAGAATAATGAGTCATCTCTATATGATATTATATCATCCTCTTCTAGATTCTTGCCATCTAAAATATCTAAAACCATTCTTTCAAATATATAAGTATTCTGAATGCTTACAGTTTTTGAGTCGAATACCAATATATTCTCGTATTTGCTTGCTATTGTGCTAAAAAGACTGTATGTCCCACTTAGTAGCGAAGAAACGGACAAAACGTATACACGGTCATATTTCTTCGAAAGTTCTTCAAATACACTTTCAACAGTACTTATATTTGGTAGGGAAGTCTCAACTTTTTCCTTGTTCTTTATCGCTTCAACTATACGTTCAGATAACTCATCGGAATCTTCAAACTCCTCGTTGTTTATATAGACACGTACGGGAACAATTCTGACATCAACCTTATCGGAGATTTCATTCAAAAAATCATTTCTAAGTTTTGTGGTGCTATCGATAACTATAGCGTTCTTCAATATCCTTCACCCCTAATGTGAGTGCTAACTAAACTCATTGGTGTAATTTTTCAACATCACCAAGATACTTATGTGGGTCAAATTCTTCGGGTTTTCCAACTTCTTCTGTTAAGATAACAACGTTGCTATTGCCATCACAATGTATAAAGCCGTCTACAACTTTGTACTTTTCTTCGCCCTCATCTGTCTTTATCCTTACATCAGTTACAGAGAGCTTGGCTATAATTGGTGCCCTTTTATCAAGTATTCCCATTTCACCTTCAACTGTTTTAAAAACAAGTAACCTTGCGTTACTAAATTGTATTATTTTATAAGGTGTTACTATTTTTATTTTCATCTTAAACACACTCCCGATGGTGTTTTTTTATACTATATCTTCTTGGAAGTTTTACTTTATGTAAACTAACGGGTAGTGAGAACTTCCCACTACCCAATATACATATTATATCATATAATTGCAGCTTGAGTGAGTTTCTTAGCTTTTTCCACAGCTTCGTCAATTGTTCCAACCATGTAAAATGCTGCTTCTGGTAAATCATCGTATCTTCCTTCAAGTATTTCTCTAAAACCGCGTATAGTTTCTTTCACTGGGACGTAAACTCCTGGCATACCTGTGAATCGTTCTGCGACGTGGGTTGGCTGTGTGAGAAACCTTTGTATTTTTCTTGCTCTTTGGACTATTAGTTTGTCTTCTTCTGAAAGTTCTTCCATACCCAATATAGCTATTATGTCTTGTAGGTCTTTATACCTTTGTAGTACTTCTTGGACACCCCTTGCTACTTCGTAATGCTCTTTTCCGACTATGTTTGGATCGAGTATCTTTGATGTAGAATCAAGAGGATCAACCGCTGGATATAAACCTAGTGCAGCAAGCTGCCTTGAAAGGACTATAGTTGCATCGAGATGTGTAAATGTTGTTGCTGGTGCAGGGTCCGTTATGTCGTCTGCCGGTACGTAAATTGCTTGAACTGAAGTAATTGATCCGCGTTTTGTCGAAGTTATTCTTTCTTGCAATTCACCCATGTCCGTTGATAATGTTGGTTGATAACCAACCGCTGACGGCATTCTTCCAAGCAATGCGGACACTTCACTACCTGCTTGAACAAATCGGAATATGTTGTCTATGAATAGTAACACATCTCTACCTTCAACATCGCGGAAATACTCTGCGATTGTTAAGGCAGTAAGTGCAACTCTAAATCTTGCTCCAGGAGGCTCGTTCATCTGACCAAAAACAAGCACTGTGTTGTCTAAAACACCTGCTTCTTGCATTTCAAGGTACAAATCGTTTCCTTCCCTTGTTCGCTCACCAACACCTGCAAACATTGAAAACCCTTTATGTTCAATTGCTATGTTTCTTATCATCTCCATGACAAGTACAGTCTTACCCACACCAGCTCCACCAAAGAACCCTATTTTTCCACCTTTTGGAAATGGTGCGAGTAAGTCTATAACTTTAAGACCTGTTTCGAGAATTTCTATTTCTGTCTTTTGCTCTGCCATTGATGGTGCTGGTCTATGTATAGCCCAGTATTCTACTTCCTTAAGTTCGTCTCTTTCGTCTATAGGTTCACCTATAACATTTATCATTCTACCAAGCACGCCACGTCCAACAGGAGCCTTAATAGGTTCACCG
It encodes:
- a CDS encoding DegV family protein, with translation MKNIYVFDSSADFQEGFDFGVPTDIIPLRVYVDEKEYIDKLTITNEEFYTKCLNGSKVSTSQPNVELITEKLIKHSRNYENVYVVTISEKLSGTHESIKTIVQNNKLKNVTVLDSKSGSVKTTYILYRVIQAAENGLKVTQELVDKFVKESLLIFTVTSLEYLEKGGRIGKAKALLGKLLRIKPILSTDEEGYTVSLETSRTIEGCIEKMRDLALNFSKSIDNPITIGGYGTVSMKPHLDKLLNGFKVHSIARIGPAIAAHVGPEVFGLVIGRGF
- the atpD gene encoding F0F1 ATP synthase subunit beta, with product MSKKSIGKIVRIIGPVVDVKFSEGELPDIYDALVVINPQTGKKLVLEVEQLIGDNTVRTVAMDSTDGLVRGMEVENTGEPIKAPVGRGVLGRMINVIGEPIDERDELKEVEYWAIHRPAPSMAEQKTEIEILETGLKVIDLLAPFPKGGKIGFFGGAGVGKTVLVMEMIRNIAIEHKGFSMFAGVGERTREGNDLYLEMQEAGVLDNTVLVFGQMNEPPGARFRVALTALTIAEYFRDVEGRDVLLFIDNIFRFVQAGSEVSALLGRMPSAVGYQPTLSTDMGELQERITSTKRGSITSVQAIYVPADDITDPAPATTFTHLDATIVLSRQLAALGLYPAVDPLDSTSKILDPNIVGKEHYEVARGVQEVLQRYKDLQDIIAILGMEELSEEDKLIVQRARKIQRFLTQPTHVAERFTGMPGVYVPVKETIRGFREILEGRYDDLPEAAFYMVGTIDEAVEKAKKLTQAAII
- a CDS encoding DegV family EDD domain-containing protein; its protein translation is MKNAIVIDSTTKLRNDFLNEISDKVDVRIVPVRVYINNEEFEDSDELSERIVEAIKNKEKVETSLPNISTVESVFEELSKKYDRVYVLSVSSLLSGTYSLFSTIASKYENILVFDSKTVSIQNTYIFERMVLDILDGKNLEEDDIISYRDDSLFLISVFNLEQLHKSGRIGKVVSLIGQMIHIKPILTIARTGEVELVDKTLSKKKILDVLNKRIGDFIEKSKNDNNTKYILYAAVGLEEYKDYVYEVSKNYNLKPKFLDVGPAITAHVGLDAFGVVVGKL
- a CDS encoding F0F1 ATP synthase subunit epsilon, translated to MKIKIVTPYKIIQFSNARLLVFKTVEGEMGILDKRAPIIAKLSVTDVRIKTDEGEEKYKVVDGFIHCDGNSNVVILTEEVGKPEEFDPHKYLGDVEKLHQ
- a CDS encoding NAD(P)H-dependent oxidoreductase subunit E; translation: MDKEEVNSKYVISVCFGSSCHLKGAFAIAERIKKFLKEHNLENKFELRGALCMGQCTNSVNITISGETVSNLSTDKLEELDFVLTKLILNKGDNYDIK
- a CDS encoding HPF/RaiA family ribosome-associated protein, producing MEVRTFSKGFELTDAMVSYLEEKLEKVKRALGTFSNRTDINIEARFDKDGPYYALLLKTHINGKDIVVQEKANDVYGVMDSAVDSFEKSIKKEREFYKSYHKSNVKSAVEVLAEELKPRYELEEEEDKIDSVKRIFLANVSLEEALAQMEVMNHAFFVFRNVDTGEINMLYRKNGKYGLIEFQD